The genomic interval ACAGCAAATATTACGATCTAGAATCTGGATATAAATTGTCAATAACTTTACAACTTGCAACTACGGCTTATCAGTACTGCTTCTTCTTGAACTCTATTAGGTCGTGGGAATACCAATGTGGTACGGTTCAAGAAATTGTATCGCGAACAAAATTAATTGTCACATACGGCCTGCGATAAAGAGAAGATGGACTACTGAATGTTTCAGAGGAACTCGTACACATTGCTCGGCTAATCGTCGGCCGAGTTCCATTCCCTTTCTCTCGATCTTTCTTCGAGATCTTTCCTCCGCAGATTAGATATTTCGCAGTTACGCGTCACCGCCTTCCTCTGATCTCGTTTTGCCGGTGTAATTTCAACCTGTTGCTCCTAGAATTTCAAGTTCTTTCGTTAGCTGCCTGTTGGGCCGCTGCTTCAGAAGTATACTTCGCTCTTCAGGATGGCCAAACCACCCTGTTCTTATCCTCTAACTCGACCTCGAAACCTTGAAGAACCTGGATCCAGTATTCGATCGAATGTGCTCTTCACAGAAATTTCTGTGCAAATTGAAACAGCAATTTAAAagattaaagaaattaaaacagTCCAAGGacgtcaatatattattttcaatttcgcAAGATCgtcaaagaaagaaattttaatctgtctgctgcttcttgcaattgatccaaacaatttctattttgaataaaaatccgcaatctaacgATAACACGGAGAATATGGAATAGAAACAGGCAAAACATCTGGTATCTTGTTATTTAACGTTTTAAAATTTAACTCTCTCTTCGTTAAATACTTGTATTCGTTGACGACTGTGATTCAAGCTACTATTACCTAATACTTGATTATACCGATGTATTTTTGTTCATCATTCGTCATGTGTTGATTCCAATTAACTTGATGAGCACTCGAATAATACAAGAAGTGGCAAATATTGTTGCTGCAATCTATAAAGTAAAACTAGCTCGTATCGATCAAGCTATGACAAACATCTTGTACAGAGATGTAGAAGTGACAAACAGCAGAAACGCAGAAACTGTCTGTCAATTTCACTTGCAAATGTCAATTAAAAAGACGAGCAAACTcgtttaattctatttattgtaCGAACAGATGTCAACGGAGGAACTGTTCACAATTGTCTCGAGCTGCAAGAGCATTGATTTCTAGGATTCTAAAATTacttaataaattacaattGTTAAATCAAACGATGCAATTCTACAATCGTTAGTCCAAGAGTGTACACTTTTGATTCATTTTATTTACAGATTGTCCCGAAAACACCGAAGCAGCAGTTCACAAGCGCCTCAAGATTCAAGATCCGAGACGATTAGATTCCAGAGATGCATAATCATTTAAGAATGGCCTCCGCGAAACAGTGTCGAGCAAAATTCCTTTGGAAGACGAAAACGGCGCCGGTGAACCGTCGAATCATCGTGAATGAGGAGTTTGAATCAATGCCAAGGGCAGCGGCGTGGTTTCCACAGGAAGAATGAGGACCTGCTGTCACCGGGAATCGCGGAACGACAGTGTCGCCGATCCACATCTCAAATTTATCCGAATATCAATCAGGATGGTGTTTCCCGGTCAGGCGGGGCCGGTATCGGTAAATCCCGAGGTAGATTTACGTCCGGGGCGATGTCACGTGCACCAATTTGCGAGGATCCGAATTTTGGCCGGCTCCTGGCGCGGCCTGCTCTCCTTGTAATGAGCTCGTTACGGCCAATTAGCCGGGAGGGGGAGGGCAGCCTTGAATCGGCGGAAATTTAACGACCCTCTGCTCAACGATTGATATTACCGTTCTCACTTTCGACCGGCTGGAGAAGCGGGTCCGTTCTCATAATTCCGCGGGAGATTAGCATCGATCTGGACCTCCTCGCAGCTGTTGCATCACGGACCACTGCTTAAACACAAAGAACCAAGAAGAGAGCCCCGTCGAAGAAAGAGAAAGCTTCGCCTGTACGCGGAGAATTCGATCTTTGGGATCATTCACACATGAGATTCGACACACAAACGATCATGATTTAAAATCTGTATTTCACATTTCAAGGATACACGTTTTATTTAGTCACCCTTACAGCAATACATCctcaaagggtatagccggataaggggGTCGAAAGTAGCCCAAATCAAATTGAATTCACAATAGgccgttcgatagcttatccaaagataatactttgtgccaattttcaatccTATATGTCGCTATGGGGGGTAGtgatggggtgacaaagaaaatctgttttttccgtaatttctcttatcctctagaattgaaaattctgaaaaaatcaggcatgtTGTAACATCAAAGTAATGTTCCCATAGTCTCCCTAGAAACCATAGTCTCGGTGCATGAAACGTTTACGTGAATCACACGTGTACACGAGCACTTAAGAAAATTAATATGCTAAGTAAACAGGAATATTCACCTTAATCATTCCAATGACTTGATTCTCGCGAAATCATTTATACTCGCGCTGGATCGCGAATAGAGTCCTCGATCTTTCCACAAAGTATGCGATTGTATCGAATACTGCTATCGCCACAGCTATATCACTGTTCAGAGAAGAACAGAAGCTTCGGCGACGTAAACAATTGGTTAATCCATCCGTTTATCGATAATCGCTAACCACCAGCGGATCAGGACTGATCGATCTTGTCGTCGACTCCACAGCTGTTTATCGCTCTGACCTGTTTCATTGTTTTTCGATGAATAAGTCTCTTAGTTTCCACGATCGACGAGGAAACGTGATTCTTGGAGGTTGACTAATTGGACACCGTAATTGCTGATTTCGATCCAGCGATGAaaatacaatgtttactcgatatatgtccaaaacacgggtctagccacggacaaatatcggccaggagatactattctttgatccacgcgactttacactcctcagcggccgaggtctctcgagtggggataattctgcgacatttagtGACCAtggctcggcgacatatatagagaattcactgtatttgtttGTTCCGAAAGTTCCTTTCTCGACACAgtatctaccggcgattattccatAGTTTATGGAAATTTATGGCCTGTGAGGGTTTCTTAATAGATTCTTAAACAGCAACTGAAACTTAAATCGTAAACCAACAGCTCACCCACAATAACGTAACCTAATACTTTCGTTTGGGATTATGCGAATGAAAATGTTTAAGATTCCAtttggtacagcacaattattgaaaagcttTAATAGGCTTCCGATAGAtaaagtattaaccctttgcactcggcgctattttcattataaaactaaatttttcttccgtcttagaatattttaattttattcatacgaaactgatccgattgccacatataatatttaaatgtttcgtaatctattaaatacaaattttgtaatgtaacaaatattttgtaatattttttgtaatttctttgaaataatgccacaacaatttctagtggtgcttcagagtcaccactcgagtgctaagggttaatatttatttaactgaGCCATTAGCTTActcaaaaatttattattttaagtcGCGCGCATTAGTCGAAAACAAAACGAATTtttgggacgacctaatacaacGAGGAAGGGTCTCGTGGTTCCCATTTTCCCATCGATCTCGCTCGTTCTATCGCGGGCCGGGGCCGCGATAACAGAACCCTCTCTGATAATTTTTCTCTAAACTCtccttcttccttttttttttgcagtaaAATATACATTTGTAGCTGTCAGTTATCGCGCGACGAATGGCCGGCAATCGGCGTACATCTTCCGGAACCGCTTTTTCCTCGGTAAAAGACGGGTATCGGCGAAGAGAAATGGGGTGGTTGAAAAGAGTATTCCACCCCCGCTGTAACTTCCACCCCCCGGAGCCTTATTTATTACCCCCGCAGCGGAGTGTTCGATCAAAATTGAAACGCCGAAGGGATTTTTTACGCACCCGTTGAAAACGGAGAAGTGCATTGTAATGCGAAACAGTAAATTGCTTGGACCTTTACTGAACGTACCACCTTGAGACGCTGAAAGCAGCGTAACGAAGTGTCAGAACACTATCATTTAAATAACAGGAATGctaatatacatttttaattctCCCTCGAATCGATACGCAATTTCTCACTTGCGTATTTTAAGAGAAATTGTTAAACCCTCTGACAGTTGTTTAATCGCTTTTCACCCTTCTTCTGTTTTTTTCACATCTGCAATGGTTAAAAATTCTTTGTTCCTAGAAAATTGATGCTTGTTGACAGAAATCATATTGTATTTCAAGGAAGTAAATAGCGTTCTAATTTAACAAATTCTCCTTAAAATCTTCGTCACCAGTTTAGCTCATTGTTATGCGGAAAGGGATTAAAAATTTATAACTGACATTTGAgtgatttttggaaaattttcaataatgacgACAATGCTGTTCATCGATCAACAAGATACCCCCAGTAGCTTAATCTAATCGTTTCCTGTGAGATTATTACTTCAGAGAAGGATTGAAAGTGTTATCAATAGGCTCTCGATAGCTATAGTAACGCTGCAAGATTATTAAGAATTTTTTGCTTAACAAAGGCTAATAAATAGTGCAGGAGTGCAAGGGTGCAAATGTTATAAATGCTATAAAATTTAGATCGTAGGAGCGCAAGCGTGTCAATATCGTCAAGTGTAGAGTGTAATTAAGTAGAGTAATATAagtagagtattgtataggagtGCAATTACAAGTGTCATAAAACGTTAGTTATAGGGATatgaataaaatgttataagtagactgcggattttatgcatttatgacaaaaatgagtcggtgtaattcaaaacagtaaaaagattaaaagagttcaCCAATGTCGacataccatttttaacatataaaatttattaatgagcaaaataaatttttaattggctcctatagattgcaattgatgtatacaaattttattttgcataaagatacgcagtctagttataataatGTCTAAGGATACGagtgtatttaacactaggtttacggaacccgtcaaGATGGcggattctactatttttaattcacgattattgagactGTAATGATGCACACttaaggaattattcaacaaatttatttctttgggttaAAACGACGAATAATTTGGATACACACATTCTtactatatttataaaatattgtcaAACGGTCCCTCTTAgtaccccgtaaacctagtgttaagagtgTGAAAAACAATGACATTTTAAAATGTCTAACACTTTGTAAAGCACtcaataaattttatacaaCTCTTTCACCACGATTGCAGATCAATAATCGTTCGAATATTAACTCGCCACGGATTAGctgtcgcgtcgtcgtcgcgacgacTATAAAAATAATCGCCGCAACATCGAAAAGGTCGATCAAACAGCGTATTACCgcgatattaaaaattatcgGTACCGGGGATCGGTGACACGAATCTCTGGGCGGCGTTATCGATTGGGATCTCTCGTTCAGAGATCAACGAGAGATCCAACAGCCGCGAAAGTCGGCGGGGGAGATCGAACGATGCGACGGCGCTGACCTCGAGCGTCGTACCGATCAACAAACGATATTTTGCAAGAACTTGTTCGAGTGCAGTCGCGGTTTCCCCCGCGACGCAGCGTTGTTTACGCCGCTTTATTTTCACGAGTGTGAATCATTCCGGGTCATTGTGCAGGGGCGATTCAAAGATATAACCGCGCGAGGAGAGCGAACCATTCAGAACTGGTTGGCTCCCGGTGTTCTTTGTAGGAATTACTACGCGTCGGAGCGATCCcgcacgctccgtggtttcgcttacGTGTTCGAATAAACAACACTTTTGAAAGTACGATGTCTTTATTAATCACTTTGTCGAATTGGACTCGCGATATGCCAGTCTATAAAGGTCTATAAAGTTCTGGGTTCACTCTTTTAATACGCTTTACGTTTATACGCGTACAAGTTGGTTCGACGTAATCGCGAGAGACCGTGTATTCTATAAATTATATGACtgaatttcgtacgattttcgTTCGTGCACAATGACAGCCTAATCGTTCAGGCGAACTGACTCGCGGCCCGCGGCCGCGTTCCATATATTCGCGCTCTCTCCCTTGAATCGCGATCGGCAGAtgtttcgtcgcgatcgtcggatcttcgtcgtcgctgtcgCTGCCCTATTACCTTATATGGTCATTGGCGATTCCCATGACCATATAAGGCTCGACGGTTTCCCGCCAAATCTAACGGATCGATGAAACGGACGGATCGCGCGCTCTTATGGTTATTTATATTTCGTATAATCGTGTGTTTTATAGACGTTACAGGCGGGACTTGTTCTTCGCCTGACGCTAATTCGTATAAGTGTGCACACTGcaggtggaacgtgatcttcaccttatcgtttatattaatattgatattagctaggtggaacgcgatcttcaccatatgcttgttTGCACGAATGTATGTGTAGGTTGTAGGCGGTACACGATCTTCGCCTTATCTGGCTGTTAGGCCCATTCGATGGTATTACAATTGATCGTTGACACTTCGAAGTGTTGCGACGCGACACCCGGAATGATGCTCCGACGGCGAAGGTCGCCGCAACCTGTTCTCTCGTCAGTAACACTTCAAGAAAACTAGAGCTCGTTTGGGTTCGTAAACCTGTTCCCGCCAGGACCGATTAACGGAATTCGCCCTCGGAAACATTGTTAAGATTATACGAATTTGAGTGTGCCACGACGCGGAGTTCTTTGTTTTAAAATTCTTTGTCTCTGGAAGAAAGTTTTTCCTAAATTTCTTTAGAACAGAGCTGCGCAAAATGCTTATTaacgggcaagggcg from Halictus rubicundus isolate RS-2024b chromosome 2, iyHalRubi1_principal, whole genome shotgun sequence carries:
- the LOC143365602 gene encoding uncharacterized protein LOC143365602, producing the protein MRSLNQCQGQRRGFHRKNEDLLSPGIAERQCRRSTSQIYPNINQDGVSRSGGAGIGKSRGRFTSGAMSRAPICEDPNFGRLLARPALLVMSSLRPISREGEGSLESAEI